The window CTTTGTGGATGATCTTTTGGCAAAGTCACAACATCATGGAAATAGCAAGCAACCAACACGACCAAAGGGTTAACTTGCTCTGACGCTCCCATCAATGTTTGTGCTGTACGCCAAACTCGCCTGAGATGGAAAATATCATGGGCATTATCATGGTTAACCCAATTCTTTAATAAGTAATTATCAAACTCACTCGCCCAGTGATCAATATCCACAGTATCCCCCGCTGTCTGCTGGTATCGATGGATATCACTATATCACGCAAGTATCGATTTTATCTTTCCTTTTACTTCTATCCACAAAACACACAGGCAATTTAGTCAAATTCATCACATTAACAATAACCAATAGCCATAATTTTTTGATAACGTTCCGCTAATAAAGTTTCCATGTCCAGTTTATTTAGTATTGCAAGGTCAGTCAGGAGTTGTTGTTTTAAATTTTCCCCTGCCTGTGCATAATCGCGATGCGCGCCACCAAGTGGCTCAGCAATAATAGCGTCAATAATATTAAGCTCTTTCAGTCGTTTCGCTGTCATACCCATGATTTCAGCCGCAACTTGTGCTTTTTGTGCATCTTTCCAAAGAATCGATGCACAGCCTTCTGGTGAGATGGCTGCATAAGTGCTGTATTCCAACATATTAATCCGATCACCGACACCAATAGCTAATGCACCACCAGAACAACCTTCTCCGGTGACCACACAAATAATGGGGGTTTTTAAATGCGACATTTCTTGGATATTTCTCGCTATCGCCTCCGCTTGCCCCCGCTCTTCAGCACCAATTCCTGGATAAGCTCCCGCTGAATCAATGAATATCACAACCGGCAGATGAAAACGCTCTGCCATTTTCATTAAGCGCAATGCTTTACGATACCCTTCAGGTGAAGGCATACCAAAATTTCTCATCACTTTTTCTTTCGTGGTACGCCCTTTTTGTTGGCCAATAACCATAACAGGCTGACCTTCAAGACGCGCTAAACCACCAACAAGCGCCTTATCATCTGCAAAAGCTCTATCTCCAGCTAACTCTTTAAACTCAGTAAAAATAAGCGAGATATAGTCAAGGGTATAAGGCCTCATGGGATGCCTAGCTACTTGCACAATTTCCCAAGCACCTAGCTGCGAAAAGATTTTTTTCGTTAACGTAAGACATTTTTTCTCAAGTAATTTAATCTCTTCATCAAAATTAATATCAGACTGTTGGCTATTATTTTTAAAAGCCACTAAAGCGTCGATTTTTTCATTAAGTTCGACAATTGGTTTTTCAAATGCGAGAAAGTGAGCAGACATATGACCCTTTAAATCAATACAGTGATGATCCAAGTGTAGTTAAGATCTAAAGGGCTTTCTATGCATGATAATGGGATAGATTGTTATCAAAAATGGGATAATCCCATCTAACAGTCAATAAAATATGACCTATTTATTGAGTTTTCTATTCGTTCGTAAACCTATCGACATAATTTTTTGAAATTTAGAGCATTCAAGATGGTTTTCTTCAGGGCACTGCGCGATATGCAATATGCCATTCTTCAAAACAGTCAGGTCTTCAATCATTTTTTGAATTTCCTCTGCTTTGGCTATTAAATGGCTGCGATCAATACTTGGACCCGTTTTTTGGTTCAACATAGCCCCTATCTCATCGAGCGAAAATTTAGCCTCACGCCCCAAAGAAATCAGTGATAAGCGAGTCATGACCTCTTTAGCATGATAAACTCGTTTTAAGCCTTTACGACCAATCGGAGTAATCAACCCTCTTTCTTCATAATAACGCAGCGTTGATGGCGGTAAGCCTGATAACTCACTGACTTTAGAAATATCTAGTTCATCAACCATATCGTTAATAACTCGCTTAATCACATCTCAACATGACTTAATGACTCGCGATTAGACCCTATCTAAAAGGAGGCTCATCAAATGTTCTTAACTTTCTTGAGTGTAACTTATCACCTTCTTGTCTCAACAAGTCAATGGCTCGAATTCCGATCTGTAAATGTTCCGAGATAGCCCCCTCATAAAAACTATTGGCTTGTCCCGGTAACTTTATTTCGCCGTGTAATGGTTTATCTGAAACACACAACAATGTGCCATATGGCACCCTAAAACGATAACCTTGCGCAGCAATTGTTGCGCTTTCCATATCTACGGCAACCGCACGACTTAAGCTAAAACGTCGAGCTGTCGCAAAAAAACGCAATTCCCAGTTACGATCATCGGTTGTGACAACCGTTCCTGTCCGCAAGCGTTGTTTAACTAATTCGCCCGGCATATTGCTAACTTGTTTCGTTGCATCGTACAGCGCTCTTTGTACCTCAGCGATACTTGGAATGGGAATATCCGGTGGCAATACATCATCTAGAATATGATCATCACGCAAATAGGCATGCGCTAATACATAATCACCGATTTTTTGGCTTTCACGTAGCCCGCCACAATGGCCTATCATTAACCATGCATGAGGCCGTAATACCGCTAAATGGTCACAAATATTTTTAGCATTTGATGGCCCAACACCAATATTGACTAGCGTAATTCCTACACCATCTTTTGCTATCAAATGATATGCTGGCATTTGGAATTTCTTCCAAGTAAGGTCAGATGTTGCTGTTTGTGGATCGGCATTTTCTGCCGTTAAATAGTGATGACCAACACAGGATAATGCGCTATAACGGCTATTAGGATCCCGTACTTGTTCGCAAGCCCAACTGACAAACTCATCAACATAGCGATTATAGTTGGTAAATAAGATATAGGGCTGGACATGTTCCGGTGGAGTGCCTGTGTAATGTTTAAGTCTCGCTAGCGAAAAATCCACACGTAATGCATCGAAGTGTGAAAGCGGCATTTCATCCGTCGCTTGAACCAAACCATCTGTTATATCATCACTGATATCGGCCAGGTCTGTAATAGGGAAATGAGTGGCAAGGCTACTACTCATACTTCTATCTAGCACTAAATCTGAACCATCGATAACAAATGGGTATGGCACTTCTGTTTGTGATGGGCGAACAGAAAAAGTGATATCATAATCCTGCTGTAAAATACCCAACTGCTCAGTTAAATACTGACGAAATAAATCAGGTTGCGTAATCGTGATGCTATACTGCCCTGGTTTGACAAAACGTGCATATGCTCTCGTTTTTTCGCAGTGGTCGACTTGTCCTCGCCATTCTACACACAACTCTGGATACGCAAATAACCCTTTTTTTCGAGCCTCTGCACTAGGCAACTGCCCGCTATTAATGTAGGCCGCAATCGAATTTCTTAAGGAATCAATGGCGTTGGTATATAGCAATGACAGCTTGTCTAATACCTCATCAATAGACAAATTTTCATATTTTTGGCATTTTTCTAAAGACACGCATAACCCCTTATCGGATAACATTGTTTCTCTGTTACGCAGTGTATGTCTTTAGCATTTATCAAACAAGCCTCTCTACTTATAATCTACAGATGAACATTCTCTTTTACGAGACGAATATATATTCGCGGTTTATTGTCTGAAAATAAGCCACTTGTAGGCTTACTTATGTTAAATTCTACTGCTTGGTTTTTATCTGACAACACTCTTTCAGCCTACATTTCAACCATTATTTCCAGTAATAATCCGATATATAAATAAAGTACTCATCATAATGAATACTTTATTTAAGCCGGAAATAATAAAAACGAGTTAATGTATTATCTGAGTAAGCACTAAAGGTAATGTGATTACCGCAATTACCGTCTGTAATGTGATAATTCCAGCCATAAGCTGACTATCACCATTTAATTGACGCGTTAAAATATATGCTGTAGGTGCCGTAGGTATCGCAAAGAAAATGACAAATAGCACCGTTTCAAACTCAGGTAATGAAAAGAGTTTCGCAGTGAAAACAGCTAAAACAGGCATAGCTAACAAACGTAACAACGTTGAGGTCATTAAAGGTTTAAATTCTTTTCTCAGTGTTGATGTTTGCAATGCAGCTCCAATACAAATTAGCCCCAATGGTAAGCTTGCCGCTGCAAGTAATTTTAATAATTGGTCTGACCCAAAAGGCAACCCGATTGGCGATAGATTCAGTAAAATACCAATCAAACACGATAAGATCAGTGGGTTTTTAATAATAGGTAAAAACAGTTGCTTAAAAGAGACTTTTGAACCCGATGTTAATGCTAATACAGCAATAACATTACAACTTGGCACTAATATAGCCATAATAACGGCAGCAATGGCGATCCCATCAGTTCCAAATAAATCAGCAATAATAGCAAGGCCTAAATAGGTATTAAACCGAGTGATACCTTGAATATGCGCACCAAATCGAGGTATTGACATGTTAAAAATGAATTTAAAAATTAAAACTAATACACTGCTTATTGCTAGAACAAAAAATATTGCTCCCGCTAGATATGGTAATTTAGGGCTATCAAGCGGTGCACTACCTAAACTATTAATCAGCAAAGCTGGAAACAAAATAAAATAATTCAATTTTTCAGCGCTGGGCCAAAAGTCCGTTGATATCATTGACGAACGACGCAGCACGAACCCCATTGCTATCAATGCAAACAGCGGCCATAAAACTAATAATACCTGTTCCATATTTTTATACTTTACTGTCGTTAATAACTGTTAACCAATAAGAAGCAACACTGTATCGTTAACAAAATGTGACAGTTAGGTAAAAGTGGCGCTATTTTCTTATTGATATACTGTCATTGAAGATATTTATGAAAAGTGTATGACACCTCACATTTTTGTTTTTATACAGCAGAAGACAAGCATAGTTTTTACATTGCTCTATCTGATCATGGCATGGCAAATTACTGTACTCCCCTATAAATACAGCGATTTCCGATAGTATTTTAGTTTGTTCATCGATACTCTCAACAATAACGTATTATTAGAATAATTTATTATGAACATTGAAACTCTTCGTAAACAATATCGAGCAGGTAAAAAATTTAAATATATCTTTTTTTGGGGACATCAATCAAAGTCAACTCTCATTACTAAAAGTTGTTTCAGCCAATGGTATCCAGCTGCTTTTACAGTAGAAGGACATCGTTTTGCAAGTGCCGAACATTTTATGATGGCAGAAAAAGCAAAGCTGTTTAACGATCATGAAACACGAGAGAAAATTATTCATGCCCCTAACCCTGGTGCAGCAAAAGCATTTGGCCGCGAAGTTCGAGGATTTAACCAAGATATTTGGGATGCCCACAGGTTTAATATTGTCATTGCAGCCAATTTAGCCAAATTTTCACAAAATGAAGCCTTACAACAGTTTTTATTAAATACCAATGAGCGAGTCTTAGTAGAAGCAAGTCCAGTCGATAAGATATGGGGAATAGGTCTCGCTGAAGATCATGAAAATATCGATAACCCACTTACGTGGAAAGGGCTAAATCTATTAGGTTTTGCTCTCATGGAAGTCAGGAATCAATTAATCTCACTTAAATAAGCTGTTGAATAGCTATTTTCTTCATCATATTGGCCCTTAATACAATAAGGGCATAAAAAATGTCTTTTAACTTTGCCTGACATGACCGAAAAGGTGTGAATGGTAAAATAACCCCCGCCACTTGCTAAAATGGTGGGGGTAAGAAACGACCTGAATCGTTTACGGAATAGAATAGAACGTTTTTATTAAGTCATTCAATGAATGAGTGATTACGATATTACAATGGCATTCTATACTCAATAACCCCTGGTTTTTCAGCTACCCAATCATATAAACGTTGGCCTCGTAAATTCGTTTCTTGCGTATGCCAATATAAACGGCCACAAGCCTGCTTTTGAGCTTGTTCGTGAACAAATTCAATGAGATGTTTGCCAACCTGACGGCCCCTTACCTCCGGTGAAACAAATAAATCTTCTAAATAACAGAAATGATTTTCCGCCCACGTAGAACGATGATAAAGGTAATTAACAAAACCTACGACTTTGTCATTTTCAAGTGCTACAGCACAATACATCGGTTCATTTTCATCAAAAAAACGCGCCCATGTTTTTAGGGTCACTTCTTCACTTAAATCTACGTTGTAAAATTCTTGATATTGCAACCAATACACTAACCATTGTGAATAATGATCAGGTAAAACGAACTTAACAGTAATAGGTAACGCATTGTTATTCATAATGTATCCTTTATAACTCGATAGATAAACAATGGCGCTATGTTACCTATCAATCTGGTACTAAATAAGATACACTTTTGATATTTATTTAGGATCCACTTTGATGAGGCGTAAACCACAAGCTCACTTTCCTCACCTGCTTTTGCAATCTGGTGGCATCAAAGAAAGTGTTTACCATACGATTAGAAATGCCATTTTAGATGGTAGGCTCAGCGCGGGTATCAAATTACCTTCAAGCCGTGCTTTCGCGGA of the Providencia stuartii genome contains:
- a CDS encoding NADAR family protein, producing the protein MNIETLRKQYRAGKKFKYIFFWGHQSKSTLITKSCFSQWYPAAFTVEGHRFASAEHFMMAEKAKLFNDHETREKIIHAPNPGAAKAFGREVRGFNQDIWDAHRFNIVIAANLAKFSQNEALQQFLLNTNERVLVEASPVDKIWGIGLAEDHENIDNPLTWKGLNLLGFALMEVRNQLISLK
- a CDS encoding AEC family transporter, whose translation is MEQVLLVLWPLFALIAMGFVLRRSSMISTDFWPSAEKLNYFILFPALLINSLGSAPLDSPKLPYLAGAIFFVLAISSVLVLIFKFIFNMSIPRFGAHIQGITRFNTYLGLAIIADLFGTDGIAIAAVIMAILVPSCNVIAVLALTSGSKVSFKQLFLPIIKNPLILSCLIGILLNLSPIGLPFGSDQLLKLLAAASLPLGLICIGAALQTSTLRKEFKPLMTSTLLRLLAMPVLAVFTAKLFSLPEFETVLFVIFFAIPTAPTAYILTRQLNGDSQLMAGIITLQTVIAVITLPLVLTQIIH
- a CDS encoding GNAT family N-acetyltransferase, which encodes MNNNALPITVKFVLPDHYSQWLVYWLQYQEFYNVDLSEEVTLKTWARFFDENEPMYCAVALENDKVVGFVNYLYHRSTWAENHFCYLEDLFVSPEVRGRQVGKHLIEFVHEQAQKQACGRLYWHTQETNLRGQRLYDWVAEKPGVIEYRMPL
- a CDS encoding AMP nucleosidase, which codes for MSLEKCQKYENLSIDEVLDKLSLLYTNAIDSLRNSIAAYINSGQLPSAEARKKGLFAYPELCVEWRGQVDHCEKTRAYARFVKPGQYSITITQPDLFRQYLTEQLGILQQDYDITFSVRPSQTEVPYPFVIDGSDLVLDRSMSSSLATHFPITDLADISDDITDGLVQATDEMPLSHFDALRVDFSLARLKHYTGTPPEHVQPYILFTNYNRYVDEFVSWACEQVRDPNSRYSALSCVGHHYLTAENADPQTATSDLTWKKFQMPAYHLIAKDGVGITLVNIGVGPSNAKNICDHLAVLRPHAWLMIGHCGGLRESQKIGDYVLAHAYLRDDHILDDVLPPDIPIPSIAEVQRALYDATKQVSNMPGELVKQRLRTGTVVTTDDRNWELRFFATARRFSLSRAVAVDMESATIAAQGYRFRVPYGTLLCVSDKPLHGEIKLPGQANSFYEGAISEHLQIGIRAIDLLRQEGDKLHSRKLRTFDEPPFR
- a CDS encoding helix-turn-helix domain-containing protein produces the protein MVDELDISKVSELSGLPPSTLRYYEERGLITPIGRKGLKRVYHAKEVMTRLSLISLGREAKFSLDEIGAMLNQKTGPSIDRSHLIAKAEEIQKMIEDLTVLKNGILHIAQCPEENHLECSKFQKIMSIGLRTNRKLNK
- the accA gene encoding acetyl-CoA carboxylase carboxyl transferase subunit alpha, translating into MSAHFLAFEKPIVELNEKIDALVAFKNNSQQSDINFDEEIKLLEKKCLTLTKKIFSQLGAWEIVQVARHPMRPYTLDYISLIFTEFKELAGDRAFADDKALVGGLARLEGQPVMVIGQQKGRTTKEKVMRNFGMPSPEGYRKALRLMKMAERFHLPVVIFIDSAGAYPGIGAEERGQAEAIARNIQEMSHLKTPIICVVTGEGCSGGALAIGVGDRINMLEYSTYAAISPEGCASILWKDAQKAQVAAEIMGMTAKRLKELNIIDAIIAEPLGGAHRDYAQAGENLKQQLLTDLAILNKLDMETLLAERYQKIMAIGYC